One part of the Gammaproteobacteria bacterium genome encodes these proteins:
- a CDS encoding DUF1837 domain-containing protein, with the protein MNDAITRINRLISVDKIDYKQCIDHIDHDQKIDGVKTLIRFHYLKFDGNGQPMLSALAETLYDYIIHYCISSRHRNELLTPSQATRLTKQARELFVHPEATEGDPDQTGEAGEILLYFLIESILDAPQVVSKMELKTNQKKEVNGSDGIHMKWCEDDGVADIYFGEAKIHQSLSGALGSAFKSISSFHDDGMYKHEFLMVTKHFKYADETIKNEIKKLIIRGEPSYEVRMNHACLIGYNCKEYKKLMKEGSEDIESAFRKIYKNDMPRVVKLLNNRFDSFEKKYLKFDFFFMPFVSVQQFRDAFNKALD; encoded by the coding sequence ATGAATGATGCTATTACTAGAATAAATAGGCTTATATCTGTAGATAAAATAGATTATAAGCAATGTATAGATCATATTGACCATGATCAAAAAATTGATGGCGTCAAAACACTTATAAGATTCCATTACCTAAAGTTTGATGGTAATGGCCAGCCAATGCTTAGTGCGTTAGCAGAAACATTATATGACTATATTATTCATTACTGCATTTCATCTAGACACAGGAATGAGCTGTTAACTCCTAGTCAAGCAACACGATTAACTAAACAAGCAAGGGAGCTGTTTGTTCACCCTGAAGCAACAGAGGGTGATCCAGATCAAACGGGTGAGGCAGGAGAAATTCTCCTATATTTTCTAATAGAATCAATATTAGATGCTCCTCAAGTTGTTTCAAAAATGGAACTAAAAACTAATCAAAAAAAAGAAGTTAATGGCTCAGATGGCATTCACATGAAATGGTGTGAAGATGATGGGGTTGCTGATATTTATTTTGGTGAGGCAAAAATTCATCAAAGTCTTAGCGGTGCTCTTGGATCTGCGTTTAAAAGCATATCTAGCTTTCATGACGATGGAATGTATAAACATGAGTTCTTAATGGTGACAAAGCATTTTAAATACGCAGATGAAACTATCAAAAATGAGATTAAAAAATTAATTATACGTGGGGAGCCTAGCTATGAAGTCAGGATGAATCATGCTTGTTTAATTGGGTATAACTGTAAAGAGTATAAGAAATTAATGAAAGAAGGGTCTGAAGATATAGAGTCTGCATTTAGGAAGATTTATAAAAATGATATGCCACGTGTAGTCAAGCTGTTGAATAATAGGTTCGATAGTTTTGAAAAAAAATATTTAAAGTTTGATTTCTTTTTTATGCCGTTTGTAAGCGTTCAACAATTTCGGGATGCCTTTAATAAGGCATTAGATTAA